A stretch of Mustela nigripes isolate SB6536 chromosome 6, MUSNIG.SB6536, whole genome shotgun sequence DNA encodes these proteins:
- the CDPF1 gene encoding cysteine-rich DPF motif domain-containing protein 1 → MEAEAGRRAAGVFSCGLCALTAPYSYVGSAPPDARAVVLLEESYVMKDPFASDKHRFLVLGSKCSVCSRLVCVGPECSLFYSKRFCLPCVQENMDAFPQEIRQDLEKRRAPSKRPVSQPGSRT, encoded by the exons ATGGAGGCGGAGGCGGGGCGCCGCGCCGCGGGCGTGTTCTCGTGCGGGCTCTGCGCGCTGACCGCTCCCTACAGCTACGTGGGCTCGGCGCCCCCCGACGCCCGCGCCGTCGT CCTCCTGGAGGAGAGTTACGTCATGAAGGACCCGTTCGCCTCAGACAAGCACAGGTTCCTGGTGCTCGGCTCCAAGTGCAGTGTGTGCAGCCGGCTGGTGTGCGTGGGCCCG GAATGCAGTTTATTCTACTCCAAGAGGTTTTGCCTGCCCTGTGTCCAGGAGAACATGGACGCCTTCCCTCAGGAAATCCGGCAAGACTTGGAGAAAAGGAGAGCTCCATCAAAGAGGCCAGTCAGCCAGCCTGGCTCTCGGACATGA